The sequence below is a genomic window from Egibacteraceae bacterium.
GTGCACGAGGACCTGCAGCGGCGTCCCGGCCAGTTCGTCGAGCACCGCGACGAGCGCAGAAGGGTGGTCGACCGGACCCTCCCGCCCCGCCGGTTCAAGCTCTCCTACCTCATCACCGCGTGGACGCAGCGCCCCGAAGACGAGCACCGCCTGCTGGCGGCGCTGCTTGCGTGCTTCCTGTCCTTTGACGGGTTGCCGCGTGAGGTGTTGCAGGGCGCCCTCGCCGAGCAGGACGAGGCGATCCGGACGACGATCGGCCTGCCCCTGCCCCCCGAGCGCTCGCTGTCCGACGTGTGGACCGCCCTCGGCGGCCAGCTGAAGCCGTCGCTGAGCCTCGTCGTGACCGTGCCGTTCCCGCCGTTGCTGCCTCGCCAGCAGCCCGTCGGCCCGCCGGTGCGCCAGCCCCGCATCGCGGTCCAGGGAGCCGGCGGCCAGGTCGAGGAGGTCGGGCGCCGCACGCACGACGAGTCGGGGGCCGGGGCGCGGTGACCGCACCGCCGGAGCCGTTCTCGACGGTCACCGCCGACCCGTCCCTGGTGCACTTCCTGCGCAGGATGGCGATCGTCGAGTCGCGGGTGCGCGCCGAGGTCGCCCGCCGCCGTGCCGGGGACCCCGAGCCCGACGACCCGTTCCGCGGCCTCTACGTGACCGATGCGCACGTCGACCGGCTGCTCGAGGACGGCCCCGGCGGGCCGGCCGCCGACGACGCCGCTCAGCTCACCGAGTCGGTCGAGCACGAAGCCGACCTGGTGGAGGCGGGCGGTGTTGACCTGCGGCTGCGGCGCCTGCAGGCGACTTTCGACCTCGACGCGTTCGACGTCGACCTCCTCCTCGTCGCCGTCGCGCCCGACGTGGACCCCCGGTTCGAACGGCTCTACGCGTACCTGAACGACGACGTGTCCCGTCGGCGTGCGAGTACGGGTCTGGCCCTGTCCCTGTGCGGGGCGGTGTCGTCGGCCGGGGCTGCCCGCCGCCGACTGACGGCTGCGGGGCCGCTCGTCGGCGGCGGCCTCGTGACCGTCGAGGACGCCGACCGCCCGTTCCTCACGCGGGCCCTGCGCGTCCCCGACCGGGTGGTCGCCCACCTGCTCGGCGACGACGCGATTGACCCGGTGGTCGCGCCGCTGCTCGCCCCCGCCGTCGACACCGACGGGTGGCCGCAGGGCCCGCTCGAGCAGGCCGTCGCGGCGGGGACCCGGCTGTGCTACCTGCAGGAGGGTCACGAGGCGTCGGGCCGGTCAGCGGCGGTGACGGCCCTGCGGCGCAGCGAGCGGCCCCCGCTCGTCGTCGACACCGAGCGCCTCGAAGGCGCCGGTTCGGTCACCGAGGTCGCCGCCGCCGCCGCGCGGGAGGCGCGCCTCACGGGGGCCGGGCTCGTCGTGGGGCCGGTCGAGGCGCTGCTCGAGCGGGGGGCCGGGGCGGTCCGCGCGTTCGCGGACTGCGCCGTCACGATCGTCCTCGTCGGCGCGCGGGCATGGGACCCCGCCTGGTCGGCGACCGTGCCCCTCGTGCTCGACGCGCCGGTGAGCGACATCGAGCAGCGGACGCGGCTGTGGGAGCGCGCCTTCGACGGTGACGCCGCCCCCGACCTGTCGCCCACGCAGGTCGCCGCACCGTTCCGCCTCACCCCCGAGCAGGTGGTGCGGGCGGCTGCCACCGCTCGCCTGCGAGCGGCGGCCCACGGAAGGGCGCTTACCGCTGCGGACCTCCAGGCGGGCGCGCGGGCGCAGAACTCCGTGAACCTCGAACGCCTCGCCCGGCGGGTCGCTCCGCGCGCGACGTGGGAGGACCTCGTGCTGCCCGCCGACGTGCTCGGCGCCCTGCGTGAGCTCACCGCACGTGCCCGCCACCGCGACCGGGTGCTCGACACCTGGGGTATGGGGGTCGCCGCGGGGCGCGGCCGCGGCGTCACGGCGTTGTTCGCGGGCGACTCTGGCACGGGCAAGACGCTGTCGGCGGAGATCGTCGCCGGTGACCTCGGCCTCGACCTCTACGTCATCGACCTCTCCACCGTCGTCGACAAGTACATCGGCGAGACGGAGAAGAACCTCGACCGCATCTTCGCCGCGGCGGACCGGGTCAACGGCGTGCTGCTCTTCGACGAGGCCGACGCGCTGTTCGGCAAGCGCTCCGAGGTGAGCGACGCCCGTGACCGCTACGCCAACGTCGAGGTCGCCTACCTGCTCCAGCGCATGGAGGCGTTCGACGGCGTGGCGGTGCTCACCACGAACCTGCGCGCCAACCTCGACGAGGCGTTCACGCGCCGTCTCGACGCGATCGTCGACTTCCCCGTGCC
It includes:
- a CDS encoding DUF4255 domain-containing protein, with the protein product MISETDESLRTLVRRDVLNGTKIDVSFDAPTQDWAAKRQGPAINLYLYDVHEDLQRRPGQFVEHRDERRRVVDRTLPPRRFKLSYLITAWTQRPEDEHRLLAALLACFLSFDGLPREVLQGALAEQDEAIRTTIGLPLPPERSLSDVWTALGGQLKPSLSLVVTVPFPPLLPRQQPVGPPVRQPRIAVQGAGGQVEEVGRRTHDESGAGAR
- a CDS encoding ATP-binding protein, with amino-acid sequence MTAPPEPFSTVTADPSLVHFLRRMAIVESRVRAEVARRRAGDPEPDDPFRGLYVTDAHVDRLLEDGPGGPAADDAAQLTESVEHEADLVEAGGVDLRLRRLQATFDLDAFDVDLLLVAVAPDVDPRFERLYAYLNDDVSRRRASTGLALSLCGAVSSAGAARRRLTAAGPLVGGGLVTVEDADRPFLTRALRVPDRVVAHLLGDDAIDPVVAPLLAPAVDTDGWPQGPLEQAVAAGTRLCYLQEGHEASGRSAAVTALRRSERPPLVVDTERLEGAGSVTEVAAAAAREARLTGAGLVVGPVEALLERGAGAVRAFADCAVTIVLVGARAWDPAWSATVPLVLDAPVSDIEQRTRLWERAFDGDAAPDLSPTQVAAPFRLTPEQVVRAAATARLRAAAHGRALTAADLQAGARAQNSVNLERLARRVAPRATWEDLVLPADVLGALRELTARARHRDRVLDTWGMGVAAGRGRGVTALFAGDSGTGKTLSAEIVAGDLGLDLYVIDLSTVVDKYIGETEKNLDRIFAAADRVNGVLLFDEADALFGKRSEVSDARDRYANVEVAYLLQRMEAFDGVAVLTTNLRANLDEAFTRRLDAIVDFPVPEEDDRRRLWRAKLRAELPQEADIDLDFLARAFKLSGGEIRNIAVTAAYLAADAGRPVGMADVVRATAREYRKLGRLCLKDEFGPYHGLVGEPASA